The following proteins are co-located in the Bacteroidales bacterium genome:
- a CDS encoding SEC-C domain-containing protein: protein MYDDILSSWAGYQNDDNDFDESVDDQDVSYDQPTQARFLKIGRNEPCPCGSGKKYKKCCMV, encoded by the coding sequence ATGTATGATGACATTCTAAGCTCCTGGGCGGGCTATCAGAACGATGACAATGATTTCGATGAAAGTGTTGATGATCAAGATGTATCCTATGATCAACCAACACAAGCCCGATTCTTGAAAATAGGCAGGAACGAACCATGCCCTTGTGGCAGCGGTAAAAAATATAAAAAGTGTTGCATGGTCTAG